A single window of Gossypium hirsutum isolate 1008001.06 unplaced genomic scaffold, Gossypium_hirsutum_v2.1 scaffold_1752, whole genome shotgun sequence DNA harbors:
- the LOC121227746 gene encoding acidic endochitinase-like, which yields MVSTSLFDYVWVQFYNNPPCQYSSADIANLEDAWKQWTSDIPATNIFLGLPAAPDAAGSGFIPVNDLTSKVLPAIKNSSKYGGVMLWSKYYDDQSGYSSPIKSHV from the exons atggtgtcaacaa GTCTATTTGATTACGTTTGGGTCCAATTCTATAACAACCCTCCTTGTCAATACTCATCGGCCGATATTGCCAACCTTGAAGATGCATGGAAACAATGGACATCGGATATTCCGGCGACGAATATTTTTCTTGGACTACCGGCAGCTCCGGATGCAGCGGGTAGCGGTTTCATCCCTGTAAATGATCTAACGTCGAAGGTTCTCCCTGCCATAAAGAATTCCTCCAAGTATGGTGGTGTTATGCTTTGGTCCAAGTATTATGATGATCAAAGTGGATATAGCTCTCCCATCAAGAGCCATGTTTAA